Proteins encoded by one window of Aphis gossypii isolate Hap1 chromosome X, ASM2018417v2, whole genome shotgun sequence:
- the LOC114127012 gene encoding arylsulfatase B-like: MFRFANCVIVLSSVVTCAKVFAAKQNNPPHIVFVLADDLGWNDVSFHGSNQINTPNIDALAYDGIILNNHYSESLCTPSRSALLTGKYPIHTGTQHNVILEPEPWGLPLNEILLPERLNKLGYTSHAVGKWHLGYFKKAYTPTYRGFKSFYGFWNGYQDYYTHMVQATFASFEGFDMRRDLNPDWSSVGKYSTHLFTKEATDIISKHNNSVPLFLYLAHLAPHAGTYENPLQAPQEDINKFQSIKDKNRRKYAGMITNLDGSVAEVFNALHTNNMLDNTIFIFVSDNGAPTNGIHRNHGSNWPLKGEKATPWEGGIRTAAFVWSKLLTKRKTLPNQLMHISDWLPTLYEAAGGNTKDLGAIDGISMWESFLNSKKSPRKQVLHNIDDITGYAAIRDTNFKYIKGSTFLGYLDYWSGSLSPSALNYNVDAVLNSTTASILSKINGDPLTSSLIASLRNNSTVRCDFEKDMRPCKPFSKPCLFHIVKDPCEQVNLNYKPNSKIRKFVEAKIDYFETSLEKFRESASKPMNVRGTKDANPALYNNTWVNWEDQKSI, from the exons GGTTGGAACGATGTCAGCTTTCATGgatcaaatcaaataaacacTCCCAACATCGATGCACTGGCATATGAcggaattatattaaacaatcatTACAGCGAATCTTTGTGTACACCGTCCCGATCTGCATTACTGACTGGAAAATATCCTATTCATACtg GAACTcaacataatgttatattagagCCTGAACCTTGGGGATTACCAttgaatgaaatattactgcctgaacgtttaaataaattaggttatACATCTCATGCTGTAGGTAAATGGCATTTGGGTTACTTCAAGAAAGCTTACACACCTACATATCGaggttttaaaagtttttatggtttttggaATGGATATCaagattattatacacatatggTCCAAGCAACC tttGCTTCTTTTGAAGGATTTGATATGAGGCGTGATTTAAATCCTGACTGGTCAAGTGTTGGAAAATATTCAACACATTTATTCACCAAGGAAGCCACTGATATTATAtcgaaacataataattctgTCCCCTTGTTTTTGTACCTCGCTCATTTAGCTCCTCATGCAGGAACTTACGAAAATCCTTTACAAGCACCCCAAGaagacataaataaatttcaatcaaTCAAAGACAAGAACCGCCGTAAATATGCTG GAATGATAACAAATCTTGATGGTTCGGTAGCTGAAGTGTTTAATGCATTACATACAAACAACATGCTTGATAacacaatattcatatttgtttCCGACAACGGTGCTCCAACTAATGGTATTCATAGGAATCATGGTTCCAATTGGCCATTGAAAGGA GAAAAAGCTACACCCTGGGAAGGTGGTATTCGAACTGCAGCTTTCGTATggagtaaattattaacaaaaagaaaaacactTCCAAATCAACTAATGCATATTTCTGATTGGTTACCAACATTATATGAGGCAGCag gTGGAAATACTAAAGATCTTGGAGCTATTGATGGTATTAGTATGTgggaatcatttttaaatagtaaaaaatctcCTAGAAAACAAGTACTGCATAATATTGATGACATAACTGGTTATGCAGCGATTAGAGATACtaacttcaaatatattaaag GAAGTACATTTTTGGGTTATCTTGATTATTGGTCCGGATCATTGTCTCCTAGTGCACTCAATTATAATGTTGATGCTGTATTAAATAGCACTACAGCCAGCATACTGTCAAAAATAAACGGAGATCCCTTAACGTCGTCGTTAATTGCGTCACTCCGCAACAATTCCACAGTACGGTGCGATTTCGAAAAAGACATGAGACCATGCAAGCCGTTTAGCAAACCATGTTTATTTCACATCGTTAAAGATCCCTGTGAACAGgtcaatttgaattataaacctAACagcaaaataagaaaatttgtaGAGGCCAAAATCGACTATTTCGAGACTTCTTTGGAAAAATTCAGAGAATCTGCTTCCAAGCCCATGAACGTGAGAGGTACCAAAGATGCAAATCCTGCGTTATACAACAACACGTGGGTCAACTGGGAAGatcaaaaaagtatttga
- the LOC114127015 gene encoding elongin-C-like, protein MDGAHGSSGEYLPALDGPNSAFIRLVSSDDREFIVKREHALMSNTIKTMMQECNGFLENQTNRIHFALIPGNILEIICKYFMYKAHYQKSLELVPEFPINPDDALQLMKASTFLDC, encoded by the exons ATGGACGGAGCGCACGGATCCTCG GGAGAATATTTACCAGCTCTGGACGGACCAAACTCGGCGTTCATTAGGTTGGTGTCGAGCGACGATCGAGAGTTCATCGTGAAAAGAGAGCATGCCCTCATGTCCAATACAATCAAAACCATGATGCAAGAATGCAATGGTTTCCTCGAAAACCAGACAAATCGAATACATTTTGCACTTATACC tggaaATATATTGGAAATAATATGCAAGTATTTCATGTATAAAGCTCATTATCAAAAATCTCTTGAACTTGTGCCAGAGTTTCCTATAAATCCGGATGATGCTCTACAACTTATGAAGGCCTCCACATTTTTAGACTGTTGA
- the LOC114127014 gene encoding uncharacterized protein LOC114127014 — translation MSNLSGRDSEAEFFINREILSLDQYKQLNNNRENLDLQLLIGLATDDELFEQIKTEIDLFEKCYSIIEREDADNHKKLLLLVLFDRINTLFAHLFHLFPINAKHAEKYLQLCSNYICSIISSLPTILRENNLIK, via the exons ATGAGCAACTTGAGCGGCAGAGACTCCGAGGCTGAGTTTTTCATTAATAGAGAAATTTTGTCACTGGATCAATACAA acaGTTGAATAATAATCGTGAGAACTTGGACCTTCAATTGTTGATTGGCCTGGCGACCGATGATGAACTGTTTGAGCAAATCAAAAccgaaattgatttatttgaaaagtgCTATAGTATCATTGAA agaGAGGATGCcgataatcataaaaaattattacttttggtGTTGTTCGATCGCATAAACACTTTGTTTGCCCATTTGTTTCACCTGTTCCCCATCAATGCTAAACATGCCGAgaagtatttacaattatgctcaaattat atttgttCAATCATATCTTCACTTCCAACTATTCTCAGAgaaaataatcttattaaataa